A genomic region of Trifolium pratense cultivar HEN17-A07 linkage group LG3, ARS_RC_1.1, whole genome shotgun sequence contains the following coding sequences:
- the LOC123913337 gene encoding protein FAR-RED ELONGATED HYPOCOTYL 3 isoform X9: MDIDLRLPSGEHDKEEEETTTLDNMLEGEEKLHNGDIDGRHMVDAGIELHALNGGDLNSPTVDMVMFKEDTNLEPLFGMEFESHGEAYSFYQEYARSMGFNTAIQNSRRSKTSREFIDAKFACSRYGTKREYDKSFNRPRARQHKQESENSTGRRSCSKTDCKASMHVKRRPDGKWVIHSFVKEHNHELLPAQAVSEQTRKMYAVMARQFAEYKTVVGVKNEKNQFDKGRNLGLEFVEAKLMLDFFIQMQSMNSNFFYAVDLGEDQRLKNLLWIDAKSRHDYINFCDVVSFDTTYVRNKYKMPLVLFVGVNQHYQFILLGCALISDESAATFSWLLRTWLKGVGGQVPKVIITDHDMTLKSVISDVIPSACHCVCLWHILGKVSENLAHVIKKHVNFMTKFEKCVFRSLTSDDFDNRWEKILDRFELRQDECMQSLYEDRKLWAPTFMKDVFLGGMSTPQRSESVNSFFDKYVHRKTYIQDFVKQYETILQDRYEEEAKADSDTWNKVATLKTPSPLEKSVAGIFTHTVFKKIQAEIIGAVACHPKLDRQDETTIVHRVHDMETRKDFFVVVNEVNSELSCICRQFEYKGYLCRHALVVLQYSGHSVFPSQYVLKRWTKDAKIRNVTGEESEHMLARVQRYNDLCHRSLKLSEEGSLSQDSYGIAFHALNEAHKNCVSVNNSSKSPTEAGTSGVHGQLSIEEDTQSRNMGKSNKKKNPTKKKKVNSEAEVMTVGALDNLQQMDKFSARTAVLEGYYGTQQSVQGMLNLMGPTRDDYYGNQQTLQGLGPINSIPTSHDGYYGAHQSMPGLAQLDFLRTGFTYGIRDDPNVRAAQLHEDPSRHA; encoded by the exons ATGGATATAGATCTCAGGTTACCCTCTGGTGAACatgataaagaagaagaagaaacaactACACTTGATAACATGTTGGAGGGTGAAGAAAAATTGCACAATGGAGATATTGATGGAAGGCATATGGTTGATGCTGGCATTGAACTACATGCTCTAAATGGTGGAGATTTGAATTCCCCCACGGTTGATATGGTGATGTTCAAGGAAGATACAAATCTTGAACCACTTTTTGGCATGGAATTCGAGTCTCATGGGGAAGCTTATTCTTTCTACCAAGAATATGCTCGGTCAATGGGGTTCAACACTGCAATACAAAATAGTCGTCGTTCAAAAACATCAAGAGAATTCATAGATGCAAAGTTTGCTTGTTCCAGATATGGAACCAAAAGAGAGTATGATAAATCCTTCAATCGACCACGAGCACGACAGCATAAGCAAGAATCTGAAAATTCAACTGGTCGAAGATCTTGCTCTAAGACCGATTGCAAAGCAAGCATGCATGTAAAAAGAAGGCCAGATGGGAAATGGGTTATACATAGCTTTGTGAAGGAGCATAATCACGAGCTTTTACCTGCCCAGGCAGTAAGTGAGCAAACAAGAAAAATGTATGCTGTGATGGCCAGGCAGTTTGCAGAATACAAGACTGTGGTTGGTGTCAAGAATGAAAAGAATCAATTCGATAAAGGTCGGAATTTGGGTCTGGAGTTTGTGGAGGCCAAACTTatgcttgatttttttattcagaTGCAAAGCATGAACTCCAACTTCTTTTATGCAGTAGATCTTGGTGAGGATCAACGTCTGAAAAATCTTTTATGGATTGATGCTAAAAGTAGGCATGACTATATCAACTTTTGTGATGTAGTGTCATTTGATACCACCtatgttagaaacaaatataagaTGCCTCTTGTACTTTTTGTTGGGGTGAACCAGCACTACCAATTTATATTACTCGGGTGTGCCTTGATATCAGATGAAAGTGCAGCAACATTTTCTTGGCTATTACGGACGTGGCTGAAAGGTGTTGGTGGCCAAGTTCCAAAAGTGATCATTACGGACCATGACATGACTTTGAAGTCAGTTATTTCAGATGTAATTCCCAGTGCTTGTCATTGTGTTTGCTTATGGCATATACTGGGGAAGGTATCTGAAAATCTAGCTCATGTAATTAAAAAACATGTGAATTTTAtgacaaaatttgaaaaatgcGTATTTAGGTCATTAACCAGTGATGATTTTGACAATAGATGGGAGAAAATTTTGGATAGATTTGAGCTTCGACAGGATGAATGCATGCAGTCTTTGTATGAAGATCGCAAGTTATGGGCACCAACATTCATGAAGGATGTGTTTTTAGGTGGCATGTCTACTCCCCAACGATCTGAAAGTGTAAATTCATTCTTTGACAAATATGTTCACAGGAAGACCTATATACAAGATTTTGTtaaacagtatgaaaccatctTGCAAGACAGGTATGAAGAGGAAGCAAAGGCAGATTCTGATACTTGGAACAAAGTAGCAACATTAAAAACTCCTTCACCTTTAGAAAAGAGTGTTGCAGGGATTTTCACCCATACAGTATTCAAGAAGATTCAAGCTGAGATTATTGGTGCAGTGGCTTGCCATCCTAAACTTGACAGGCAGGATGAGACAACCATTGTTCACAGGGTGCATGATATGGAAACAAGAAAAGACTTTTTTGTTGTGGTGAATGAAGTAAATTCAGAGTTGTCTTGTATATGTCGGCAATTTGAATATAAAGGTTATCTTTGTCGACATGCATTGGTGGTTCTTCAATATTCTGGCCATTCGGTGTTCCCATCTCAATATGTTTTGAAGCGGTGGACAAAAGATGCAAAGATCAGAAACGTAACAGGGGAAGAATCTGAACATATGCTGGCTAGGGTGCAACGATACAATGATTTATGTCATCGATCACTAAAACTGAGCGAAGAGGGATCATTGTCTCAAGATAGTTATGGTATTGCATTCCATGCACTAAATGAGGCGCACAAAAATTGTGTGAGTGTTAACAATTCTAGCAAGAGTCCTACAGAAGCTGGTACATCAGGGGTTCATGGCCAGCTTTCCATTGAAGAAGATACCCAAAGTAGAAATATGGGAAAGtcgaacaaaaagaaaaatccaactaaaaagaaaaag GTGAACTCAGAGGCAGAAGTGATGACTGTCGGGGCACTAGACAACTTGCAACAAATG GACAAATTCAGCGCAAGAACTGCAGTACTTGAAGGTTATTATGGCACACAACAGAGTGTGCAGGGAATG TTGAACTTAATGGGACCAACACGTGATGATTACTACGGGAATCAACAGACTCTTCAGGGACTG GGACCAATAAATTCCATACCAACTAGCCACGATGGTTATTATGGTGCACACCAAAGCATGCCCGGTTTG GCACAACTGGATTTTTTGCGAACTGGTTTCACATATGGAATTAGG GATGATCCTAATGTGAGAGCAGCACAGTTACACGAGGATCCATCAAGACACGCGTGA
- the LOC123913337 gene encoding protein FAR-RED ELONGATED HYPOCOTYL 3 isoform X3, whose product MNLFFRLQLLKLGDISFITVPLKSSKQVLIMDIDLRLPSGEHDKEEEETTTLDNMLEGEEKLHNGDIDGRHMVDAGIELHALNGGDLNSPTVDMVMFKEDTNLEPLFGMEFESHGEAYSFYQEYARSMGFNTAIQNSRRSKTSREFIDAKFACSRYGTKREYDKSFNRPRARQHKQESENSTGRRSCSKTDCKASMHVKRRPDGKWVIHSFVKEHNHELLPAQAVSEQTRKMYAVMARQFAEYKTVVGVKNEKNQFDKGRNLGLEFVEAKLMLDFFIQMQSMNSNFFYAVDLGEDQRLKNLLWIDAKSRHDYINFCDVVSFDTTYVRNKYKMPLVLFVGVNQHYQFILLGCALISDESAATFSWLLRTWLKGVGGQVPKVIITDHDMTLKSVISDVIPSACHCVCLWHILGKVSENLAHVIKKHVNFMTKFEKCVFRSLTSDDFDNRWEKILDRFELRQDECMQSLYEDRKLWAPTFMKDVFLGGMSTPQRSESVNSFFDKYVHRKTYIQDFVKQYETILQDRYEEEAKADSDTWNKVATLKTPSPLEKSVAGIFTHTVFKKIQAEIIGAVACHPKLDRQDETTIVHRVHDMETRKDFFVVVNEVNSELSCICRQFEYKGYLCRHALVVLQYSGHSVFPSQYVLKRWTKDAKIRNVTGEESEHMLARVQRYNDLCHRSLKLSEEGSLSQDSYGIAFHALNEAHKNCVSVNNSSKSPTEAGTSGVHGQLSIEEDTQSRNMGKSNKKKNPTKKKKVNSEAEVMTVGALDNLQQMDKFSARTAVLEGYYGTQQSVQGMLNLMGPTRDDYYGNQQTLQGLGPINSIPTSHDGYYGAHQSMPGLAQLDFLRTGFTYGIRQDDPNVRAAQLHEDPSRHA is encoded by the exons ATGAATCTGTTTTTCCGATTGCAACTCTTGAAATTGGGGGATATTTCCTTCATAACAG TACCCTTAAAATCATCAAAGCAAGTTCTCATCATGGATATAGATCTCAGGTTACCCTCTGGTGAACatgataaagaagaagaagaaacaactACACTTGATAACATGTTGGAGGGTGAAGAAAAATTGCACAATGGAGATATTGATGGAAGGCATATGGTTGATGCTGGCATTGAACTACATGCTCTAAATGGTGGAGATTTGAATTCCCCCACGGTTGATATGGTGATGTTCAAGGAAGATACAAATCTTGAACCACTTTTTGGCATGGAATTCGAGTCTCATGGGGAAGCTTATTCTTTCTACCAAGAATATGCTCGGTCAATGGGGTTCAACACTGCAATACAAAATAGTCGTCGTTCAAAAACATCAAGAGAATTCATAGATGCAAAGTTTGCTTGTTCCAGATATGGAACCAAAAGAGAGTATGATAAATCCTTCAATCGACCACGAGCACGACAGCATAAGCAAGAATCTGAAAATTCAACTGGTCGAAGATCTTGCTCTAAGACCGATTGCAAAGCAAGCATGCATGTAAAAAGAAGGCCAGATGGGAAATGGGTTATACATAGCTTTGTGAAGGAGCATAATCACGAGCTTTTACCTGCCCAGGCAGTAAGTGAGCAAACAAGAAAAATGTATGCTGTGATGGCCAGGCAGTTTGCAGAATACAAGACTGTGGTTGGTGTCAAGAATGAAAAGAATCAATTCGATAAAGGTCGGAATTTGGGTCTGGAGTTTGTGGAGGCCAAACTTatgcttgatttttttattcagaTGCAAAGCATGAACTCCAACTTCTTTTATGCAGTAGATCTTGGTGAGGATCAACGTCTGAAAAATCTTTTATGGATTGATGCTAAAAGTAGGCATGACTATATCAACTTTTGTGATGTAGTGTCATTTGATACCACCtatgttagaaacaaatataagaTGCCTCTTGTACTTTTTGTTGGGGTGAACCAGCACTACCAATTTATATTACTCGGGTGTGCCTTGATATCAGATGAAAGTGCAGCAACATTTTCTTGGCTATTACGGACGTGGCTGAAAGGTGTTGGTGGCCAAGTTCCAAAAGTGATCATTACGGACCATGACATGACTTTGAAGTCAGTTATTTCAGATGTAATTCCCAGTGCTTGTCATTGTGTTTGCTTATGGCATATACTGGGGAAGGTATCTGAAAATCTAGCTCATGTAATTAAAAAACATGTGAATTTTAtgacaaaatttgaaaaatgcGTATTTAGGTCATTAACCAGTGATGATTTTGACAATAGATGGGAGAAAATTTTGGATAGATTTGAGCTTCGACAGGATGAATGCATGCAGTCTTTGTATGAAGATCGCAAGTTATGGGCACCAACATTCATGAAGGATGTGTTTTTAGGTGGCATGTCTACTCCCCAACGATCTGAAAGTGTAAATTCATTCTTTGACAAATATGTTCACAGGAAGACCTATATACAAGATTTTGTtaaacagtatgaaaccatctTGCAAGACAGGTATGAAGAGGAAGCAAAGGCAGATTCTGATACTTGGAACAAAGTAGCAACATTAAAAACTCCTTCACCTTTAGAAAAGAGTGTTGCAGGGATTTTCACCCATACAGTATTCAAGAAGATTCAAGCTGAGATTATTGGTGCAGTGGCTTGCCATCCTAAACTTGACAGGCAGGATGAGACAACCATTGTTCACAGGGTGCATGATATGGAAACAAGAAAAGACTTTTTTGTTGTGGTGAATGAAGTAAATTCAGAGTTGTCTTGTATATGTCGGCAATTTGAATATAAAGGTTATCTTTGTCGACATGCATTGGTGGTTCTTCAATATTCTGGCCATTCGGTGTTCCCATCTCAATATGTTTTGAAGCGGTGGACAAAAGATGCAAAGATCAGAAACGTAACAGGGGAAGAATCTGAACATATGCTGGCTAGGGTGCAACGATACAATGATTTATGTCATCGATCACTAAAACTGAGCGAAGAGGGATCATTGTCTCAAGATAGTTATGGTATTGCATTCCATGCACTAAATGAGGCGCACAAAAATTGTGTGAGTGTTAACAATTCTAGCAAGAGTCCTACAGAAGCTGGTACATCAGGGGTTCATGGCCAGCTTTCCATTGAAGAAGATACCCAAAGTAGAAATATGGGAAAGtcgaacaaaaagaaaaatccaactaaaaagaaaaag GTGAACTCAGAGGCAGAAGTGATGACTGTCGGGGCACTAGACAACTTGCAACAAATG GACAAATTCAGCGCAAGAACTGCAGTACTTGAAGGTTATTATGGCACACAACAGAGTGTGCAGGGAATG TTGAACTTAATGGGACCAACACGTGATGATTACTACGGGAATCAACAGACTCTTCAGGGACTG GGACCAATAAATTCCATACCAACTAGCCACGATGGTTATTATGGTGCACACCAAAGCATGCCCGGTTTG GCACAACTGGATTTTTTGCGAACTGGTTTCACATATGGAATTAGG CAGGATGATCCTAATGTGAGAGCAGCACAGTTACACGAGGATCCATCAAGACACGCGTGA
- the LOC123913337 gene encoding protein FAR-RED ELONGATED HYPOCOTYL 3 isoform X1, with the protein MNLFFRLQLLKLGDISFITVPLKSSKQVLIMDIDLRLPSGEHDKEEEETTTLDNMLEGEEKLHNGDIDGRHMVDAGIELHALNGGDLNSPTVDMVMFKEDTNLEPLFGMEFESHGEAYSFYQEYARSMGFNTAIQNSRRSKTSREFIDAKFACSRYGTKREYDKSFNRPRARQHKQESENSTGRRSCSKTDCKASMHVKRRPDGKWVIHSFVKEHNHELLPAQAVSEQTRKMYAVMARQFAEYKTVVGVKNEKNQFDKGRNLGLEFVEAKLMLDFFIQMQSMNSNFFYAVDLGEDQRLKNLLWIDAKSRHDYINFCDVVSFDTTYVRNKYKMPLVLFVGVNQHYQFILLGCALISDESAATFSWLLRTWLKGVGGQVPKVIITDHDMTLKSVISDVIPSACHCVCLWHILGKVSENLAHVIKKHVNFMTKFEKCVFRSLTSDDFDNRWEKILDRFELRQDECMQSLYEDRKLWAPTFMKDVFLGGMSTPQRSESVNSFFDKYVHRKTYIQDFVKQYETILQDRYEEEAKADSDTWNKVATLKTPSPLEKSVAGIFTHTVFKKIQAEIIGAVACHPKLDRQDETTIVHRVHDMETRKDFFVVVNEVNSELSCICRQFEYKGYLCRHALVVLQYSGHSVFPSQYVLKRWTKDAKIRNVTGEESEHMLARVQRYNDLCHRSLKLSEEGSLSQDSYGIAFHALNEAHKNCVSVNNSSKSPTEAGTSGVHGQLSIEEDTQSRNMGKSNKKKNPTKKKKVNSEAEVMTVGALDNLQQMDKFSARTAVLEGYYGTQQSVQGMLNLMGPTRDDYYGNQQTLQGLGPINSIPTSHDGYYGAHQSMPGLAQLDFLRTGFTYGIRVSMQDDPNVRAAQLHEDPSRHA; encoded by the exons ATGAATCTGTTTTTCCGATTGCAACTCTTGAAATTGGGGGATATTTCCTTCATAACAG TACCCTTAAAATCATCAAAGCAAGTTCTCATCATGGATATAGATCTCAGGTTACCCTCTGGTGAACatgataaagaagaagaagaaacaactACACTTGATAACATGTTGGAGGGTGAAGAAAAATTGCACAATGGAGATATTGATGGAAGGCATATGGTTGATGCTGGCATTGAACTACATGCTCTAAATGGTGGAGATTTGAATTCCCCCACGGTTGATATGGTGATGTTCAAGGAAGATACAAATCTTGAACCACTTTTTGGCATGGAATTCGAGTCTCATGGGGAAGCTTATTCTTTCTACCAAGAATATGCTCGGTCAATGGGGTTCAACACTGCAATACAAAATAGTCGTCGTTCAAAAACATCAAGAGAATTCATAGATGCAAAGTTTGCTTGTTCCAGATATGGAACCAAAAGAGAGTATGATAAATCCTTCAATCGACCACGAGCACGACAGCATAAGCAAGAATCTGAAAATTCAACTGGTCGAAGATCTTGCTCTAAGACCGATTGCAAAGCAAGCATGCATGTAAAAAGAAGGCCAGATGGGAAATGGGTTATACATAGCTTTGTGAAGGAGCATAATCACGAGCTTTTACCTGCCCAGGCAGTAAGTGAGCAAACAAGAAAAATGTATGCTGTGATGGCCAGGCAGTTTGCAGAATACAAGACTGTGGTTGGTGTCAAGAATGAAAAGAATCAATTCGATAAAGGTCGGAATTTGGGTCTGGAGTTTGTGGAGGCCAAACTTatgcttgatttttttattcagaTGCAAAGCATGAACTCCAACTTCTTTTATGCAGTAGATCTTGGTGAGGATCAACGTCTGAAAAATCTTTTATGGATTGATGCTAAAAGTAGGCATGACTATATCAACTTTTGTGATGTAGTGTCATTTGATACCACCtatgttagaaacaaatataagaTGCCTCTTGTACTTTTTGTTGGGGTGAACCAGCACTACCAATTTATATTACTCGGGTGTGCCTTGATATCAGATGAAAGTGCAGCAACATTTTCTTGGCTATTACGGACGTGGCTGAAAGGTGTTGGTGGCCAAGTTCCAAAAGTGATCATTACGGACCATGACATGACTTTGAAGTCAGTTATTTCAGATGTAATTCCCAGTGCTTGTCATTGTGTTTGCTTATGGCATATACTGGGGAAGGTATCTGAAAATCTAGCTCATGTAATTAAAAAACATGTGAATTTTAtgacaaaatttgaaaaatgcGTATTTAGGTCATTAACCAGTGATGATTTTGACAATAGATGGGAGAAAATTTTGGATAGATTTGAGCTTCGACAGGATGAATGCATGCAGTCTTTGTATGAAGATCGCAAGTTATGGGCACCAACATTCATGAAGGATGTGTTTTTAGGTGGCATGTCTACTCCCCAACGATCTGAAAGTGTAAATTCATTCTTTGACAAATATGTTCACAGGAAGACCTATATACAAGATTTTGTtaaacagtatgaaaccatctTGCAAGACAGGTATGAAGAGGAAGCAAAGGCAGATTCTGATACTTGGAACAAAGTAGCAACATTAAAAACTCCTTCACCTTTAGAAAAGAGTGTTGCAGGGATTTTCACCCATACAGTATTCAAGAAGATTCAAGCTGAGATTATTGGTGCAGTGGCTTGCCATCCTAAACTTGACAGGCAGGATGAGACAACCATTGTTCACAGGGTGCATGATATGGAAACAAGAAAAGACTTTTTTGTTGTGGTGAATGAAGTAAATTCAGAGTTGTCTTGTATATGTCGGCAATTTGAATATAAAGGTTATCTTTGTCGACATGCATTGGTGGTTCTTCAATATTCTGGCCATTCGGTGTTCCCATCTCAATATGTTTTGAAGCGGTGGACAAAAGATGCAAAGATCAGAAACGTAACAGGGGAAGAATCTGAACATATGCTGGCTAGGGTGCAACGATACAATGATTTATGTCATCGATCACTAAAACTGAGCGAAGAGGGATCATTGTCTCAAGATAGTTATGGTATTGCATTCCATGCACTAAATGAGGCGCACAAAAATTGTGTGAGTGTTAACAATTCTAGCAAGAGTCCTACAGAAGCTGGTACATCAGGGGTTCATGGCCAGCTTTCCATTGAAGAAGATACCCAAAGTAGAAATATGGGAAAGtcgaacaaaaagaaaaatccaactaaaaagaaaaag GTGAACTCAGAGGCAGAAGTGATGACTGTCGGGGCACTAGACAACTTGCAACAAATG GACAAATTCAGCGCAAGAACTGCAGTACTTGAAGGTTATTATGGCACACAACAGAGTGTGCAGGGAATG TTGAACTTAATGGGACCAACACGTGATGATTACTACGGGAATCAACAGACTCTTCAGGGACTG GGACCAATAAATTCCATACCAACTAGCCACGATGGTTATTATGGTGCACACCAAAGCATGCCCGGTTTG GCACAACTGGATTTTTTGCGAACTGGTTTCACATATGGAATTAGGGTTAGTATG CAGGATGATCCTAATGTGAGAGCAGCACAGTTACACGAGGATCCATCAAGACACGCGTGA
- the LOC123913337 gene encoding protein FAR-RED ELONGATED HYPOCOTYL 3 isoform X5 — MYHYTNVAVITTFLGHFIVPLKSSKQVLIMDIDLRLPSGEHDKEEEETTTLDNMLEGEEKLHNGDIDGRHMVDAGIELHALNGGDLNSPTVDMVMFKEDTNLEPLFGMEFESHGEAYSFYQEYARSMGFNTAIQNSRRSKTSREFIDAKFACSRYGTKREYDKSFNRPRARQHKQESENSTGRRSCSKTDCKASMHVKRRPDGKWVIHSFVKEHNHELLPAQAVSEQTRKMYAVMARQFAEYKTVVGVKNEKNQFDKGRNLGLEFVEAKLMLDFFIQMQSMNSNFFYAVDLGEDQRLKNLLWIDAKSRHDYINFCDVVSFDTTYVRNKYKMPLVLFVGVNQHYQFILLGCALISDESAATFSWLLRTWLKGVGGQVPKVIITDHDMTLKSVISDVIPSACHCVCLWHILGKVSENLAHVIKKHVNFMTKFEKCVFRSLTSDDFDNRWEKILDRFELRQDECMQSLYEDRKLWAPTFMKDVFLGGMSTPQRSESVNSFFDKYVHRKTYIQDFVKQYETILQDRYEEEAKADSDTWNKVATLKTPSPLEKSVAGIFTHTVFKKIQAEIIGAVACHPKLDRQDETTIVHRVHDMETRKDFFVVVNEVNSELSCICRQFEYKGYLCRHALVVLQYSGHSVFPSQYVLKRWTKDAKIRNVTGEESEHMLARVQRYNDLCHRSLKLSEEGSLSQDSYGIAFHALNEAHKNCVSVNNSSKSPTEAGTSGVHGQLSIEEDTQSRNMGKSNKKKNPTKKKKVNSEAEVMTVGALDNLQQMDKFSARTAVLEGYYGTQQSVQGMLNLMGPTRDDYYGNQQTLQGLGPINSIPTSHDGYYGAHQSMPGLAQLDFLRTGFTYGIRQDDPNVRAAQLHEDPSRHA, encoded by the exons ATGTACCATTATACCAATGTTGCTGTTATTACAACCTTTCTTGGTCATTTTATAG TACCCTTAAAATCATCAAAGCAAGTTCTCATCATGGATATAGATCTCAGGTTACCCTCTGGTGAACatgataaagaagaagaagaaacaactACACTTGATAACATGTTGGAGGGTGAAGAAAAATTGCACAATGGAGATATTGATGGAAGGCATATGGTTGATGCTGGCATTGAACTACATGCTCTAAATGGTGGAGATTTGAATTCCCCCACGGTTGATATGGTGATGTTCAAGGAAGATACAAATCTTGAACCACTTTTTGGCATGGAATTCGAGTCTCATGGGGAAGCTTATTCTTTCTACCAAGAATATGCTCGGTCAATGGGGTTCAACACTGCAATACAAAATAGTCGTCGTTCAAAAACATCAAGAGAATTCATAGATGCAAAGTTTGCTTGTTCCAGATATGGAACCAAAAGAGAGTATGATAAATCCTTCAATCGACCACGAGCACGACAGCATAAGCAAGAATCTGAAAATTCAACTGGTCGAAGATCTTGCTCTAAGACCGATTGCAAAGCAAGCATGCATGTAAAAAGAAGGCCAGATGGGAAATGGGTTATACATAGCTTTGTGAAGGAGCATAATCACGAGCTTTTACCTGCCCAGGCAGTAAGTGAGCAAACAAGAAAAATGTATGCTGTGATGGCCAGGCAGTTTGCAGAATACAAGACTGTGGTTGGTGTCAAGAATGAAAAGAATCAATTCGATAAAGGTCGGAATTTGGGTCTGGAGTTTGTGGAGGCCAAACTTatgcttgatttttttattcagaTGCAAAGCATGAACTCCAACTTCTTTTATGCAGTAGATCTTGGTGAGGATCAACGTCTGAAAAATCTTTTATGGATTGATGCTAAAAGTAGGCATGACTATATCAACTTTTGTGATGTAGTGTCATTTGATACCACCtatgttagaaacaaatataagaTGCCTCTTGTACTTTTTGTTGGGGTGAACCAGCACTACCAATTTATATTACTCGGGTGTGCCTTGATATCAGATGAAAGTGCAGCAACATTTTCTTGGCTATTACGGACGTGGCTGAAAGGTGTTGGTGGCCAAGTTCCAAAAGTGATCATTACGGACCATGACATGACTTTGAAGTCAGTTATTTCAGATGTAATTCCCAGTGCTTGTCATTGTGTTTGCTTATGGCATATACTGGGGAAGGTATCTGAAAATCTAGCTCATGTAATTAAAAAACATGTGAATTTTAtgacaaaatttgaaaaatgcGTATTTAGGTCATTAACCAGTGATGATTTTGACAATAGATGGGAGAAAATTTTGGATAGATTTGAGCTTCGACAGGATGAATGCATGCAGTCTTTGTATGAAGATCGCAAGTTATGGGCACCAACATTCATGAAGGATGTGTTTTTAGGTGGCATGTCTACTCCCCAACGATCTGAAAGTGTAAATTCATTCTTTGACAAATATGTTCACAGGAAGACCTATATACAAGATTTTGTtaaacagtatgaaaccatctTGCAAGACAGGTATGAAGAGGAAGCAAAGGCAGATTCTGATACTTGGAACAAAGTAGCAACATTAAAAACTCCTTCACCTTTAGAAAAGAGTGTTGCAGGGATTTTCACCCATACAGTATTCAAGAAGATTCAAGCTGAGATTATTGGTGCAGTGGCTTGCCATCCTAAACTTGACAGGCAGGATGAGACAACCATTGTTCACAGGGTGCATGATATGGAAACAAGAAAAGACTTTTTTGTTGTGGTGAATGAAGTAAATTCAGAGTTGTCTTGTATATGTCGGCAATTTGAATATAAAGGTTATCTTTGTCGACATGCATTGGTGGTTCTTCAATATTCTGGCCATTCGGTGTTCCCATCTCAATATGTTTTGAAGCGGTGGACAAAAGATGCAAAGATCAGAAACGTAACAGGGGAAGAATCTGAACATATGCTGGCTAGGGTGCAACGATACAATGATTTATGTCATCGATCACTAAAACTGAGCGAAGAGGGATCATTGTCTCAAGATAGTTATGGTATTGCATTCCATGCACTAAATGAGGCGCACAAAAATTGTGTGAGTGTTAACAATTCTAGCAAGAGTCCTACAGAAGCTGGTACATCAGGGGTTCATGGCCAGCTTTCCATTGAAGAAGATACCCAAAGTAGAAATATGGGAAAGtcgaacaaaaagaaaaatccaactaaaaagaaaaag GTGAACTCAGAGGCAGAAGTGATGACTGTCGGGGCACTAGACAACTTGCAACAAATG GACAAATTCAGCGCAAGAACTGCAGTACTTGAAGGTTATTATGGCACACAACAGAGTGTGCAGGGAATG TTGAACTTAATGGGACCAACACGTGATGATTACTACGGGAATCAACAGACTCTTCAGGGACTG GGACCAATAAATTCCATACCAACTAGCCACGATGGTTATTATGGTGCACACCAAAGCATGCCCGGTTTG GCACAACTGGATTTTTTGCGAACTGGTTTCACATATGGAATTAGG CAGGATGATCCTAATGTGAGAGCAGCACAGTTACACGAGGATCCATCAAGACACGCGTGA